The following proteins are encoded in a genomic region of Brachypodium distachyon strain Bd21 chromosome 1, Brachypodium_distachyon_v3.0, whole genome shotgun sequence:
- the LOC100831926 gene encoding protein bem46, with product MVGWLKALAYGAGGMAVVGLAALVALQERLVYVPVLPGLARAYPITPARLRLIYEDVWLRAADGVRLHSWFLRHSPTCRGPTILFFQENAGNIAHRLECVRLMMQRLQCNVFMLSYRGYGESEGYPSQDGITKDAQAALDHLLQRKDIDTSRIVIFGRSLGGAVGAVLAKNNPDKVSALILENTFTSILDMAGIMLPFLRWFIGGSSAKGPKLLNCVVRSPWNTLDVVAEVKQPILCLSGLQDELVPPSHMRMLYDKASEHNKNCRFVDFPNGMHMDTWISGGDRYWRTIQLFLDQYAPEVQSCDTSCASEIADDDEAAQ from the exons atggtGGGGTGGCTGAAGGCGCTGGCGTACGGCGCGGGGGGCATGGCGGTCGTGGGGCTGGCGGCGCTGGTGGCGCTGCAGGAGCGCCTCGTCTACGTGCCCGTGCTCCCGGGGCTGGCCCGCGCCTACCCCATCACCcccgcgcgcctccgcctcatCTACGAGGACGTCTggctccgcgccgccgacggcgtGCGCCTCCACTCCTGGTTCCTCCGCCACTCCCCCACCTGCCGAG GTCCAACCATTCTGTTCTTCCAAGAAAATGCCGGCA ACATTGCACACCGTTTGGAATGCGTTCGACTAATGATGCAGCGGCTACAGTGCAATGTGTTTATGCTTTCTTATAGAGG GTACGGCGAGAGTGAAGGTTATCCTTCTCAGGATGGCATCACAAAAGATGCACAG GCCGCACTTGATCATTTACTTCAGAGGAAGGACATTGACACATCCAGGATAGTTATCTTTGGGAGATCTCTTGGAGGTGCTGTTGGGGCAGTTCTTGCAAAAAATAATCCTGACAAG GTGTCTGCTCTAATATTGGAAAATACTTTTACATCTATATTGGATATGGCCGGTATCATGCTGCCCTTCTTAAGATGGTTCATAGGCGGCAGTTCTGCTAAAGGTCCAAAACTTCTTAACTGTGTTGTTCGCTCTCCATGGAATACACTTGATGTTGTTGCAGAG GTCAAACAACCCATTCTCTGCCTTTCTGGATTGCAAGATGAACTGGTCCCCCCTTCACACATGAGGATGCTGTACGACAAAGCTTCTGAGCATAACAAGAATTGCAGATTTGTCGATTTTCCCAATGGTATGCATATGGATACCTGGATATCTGGAGGGGACCGTTACTGGAGGACAATCCAATTGTTTCTAGACCAATATGCTCCAGAAGTGCAGAGCTGTGATACAAGCTGCGcaagtgaaattgctgacgaTG ATGAAGCTGCACAATAA
- the LOC100832222 gene encoding nuclear transcription factor Y subunit A-4 has protein sequence MLALLRKMEDHPGHPISNYDFLSGNGCHTKKLGHKIYDQDSSSTKSGRSQQEASAMSDSNLNEQHTSRSSAQSDNDDGHGKYNQVMMKSPLSLGNPEAGSSPAKVDYSQSFACMPYTADAYYGGVLTGYASHAIVPVSAESTAEEPVFVNAKQYHAILRRRQIRAKLEAQNKLVKGRKPYLHESRHRHAMKRARGSGGRFLNTKQLQEQKQIQASTGGKNTFLQSSPTFAPSASAPSDMSNVSTSSRMLANHQERACFPSAGFHPMASLGARSGGDAELAVNGMQQRASMMS, from the exons ATGCTAGCACTTCTGCGGAAAATGGAGGATCATCCAGGCCATCCTATTTCCAACTAT GATTTCTTGTCAGGGAATGGCTGTCATACAAAGAAATTAGGTCATAAAATCTACGACCAGGACTCCTCATCAACCAAGTCTGGCCGGTCTCAACAAGAAGCATCTGCAATGAGTGACAGTAATCTAAATGAGCAACACACCTCAAGGTCTTCAGCACAATCTG acaATGATGATGGTCATGGGAAGTACAATCAGGTTATGATGAAGTCACCGTTATCTTTGGGGAACCCAGAAGCTGGTTCCTCACCTGCAAAGGTCGATTACAGCCAATCATTT GCCTGTATGCCTTATACTGCTGATGCTTATTATGGTGGTGTCCTGACAGGATATGCCTCACATGCCATT GTGCCAGTGTCTGCTGAGTCTACAGCAGAAGAGCCAGTGTTTGTTAATGCAAAGCAATATCATGCAATTCTTAGAAGGAGGCAGATACGTGCCAAACTGGAAGCCCAAAATAAGTTGGTGAAAGGCCGAAAG CCATACCTTCATGAATCTCGTCATCGTCATGCGATGAAGCGAGCTCGTGGATCAGGAGGGCGGTTCCTCAACACAAAGCAGCTCCAGGAACAGAAACAGATACAGGCTTCAACTGGTGGCAAGAATACATTCCTTCAGAGTAGCCCGACTTTCGCACCTTCAGCATCTGCTCCTTCCGACATGTCAAATGTCTCAACAAGCAGCAGAATGCTGGCTAATCATCAGGAGCGTGCCTGCTTTCCATCGGCCGGCTTCCATCCCATGGCCAGTTTGGGCGCACGGAGTGGAGGCGATGCAGAGCTGGCCGTTAATGGCATGCAGCAGCGTGCTTCCATGATGAGTTAA
- the LOC100832529 gene encoding uncharacterized protein LOC100832529: MLAYLLHAPAVAGPAAVTSPLSLRAPPAPKTPFLPSAVRPPRRAATATAAGAFSAGAVGPIAASLLEGPVLVWVGRLCLYYALIHAGLAGSPRNPFLSHEIRGEDGAGDSDLGFSKWADKLRGGPPGDKGQDKRKLVSKWRPTTKGTLKRTYRVPSKEEGRRVLKEIALVLSEDDHFVDASTHKGCQIRRESAHGESVCCYNVRALFDELPGPHLVLEITPFPAGVLTDSDYRKAERLEMVLRMSASI, translated from the exons ATGCTCGCCTACCTCCTCCACGCCCCGGccgtcgccggccccgccgccgtcacgAGCCCGCTCTccctccgcgcgccgccggctccgAAGACCCCCTTCCTCCCGTCCGCCGTCCGCCCGCCGaggcgcgccgccaccgccaccgccgccggcgcgttCTCGGCAGGCGCCGTGGGGCCCATCGCGGCGTCGCTGCTCGAGGGCCCCGTGCTGGTCTGGGTGGGGCGGCTCTGCCTCTACTACGCGCTCATCCACGCCGGGCTCGCGGGATCCCCGCGCAACCCCTTCCTCTCCCACG AGATTCGAGGCGAGGACGGCGCCGGGGACAGCGACCTAGGGTTCTCCAAGTGGGCCGACAAGCTCCGTGGCGGCCCCCCAG GTGATAAAGGCCAGGATAAGAGGAAGCTAGTGAGCAAATGGAGGCCAACGACCAAAGGCACCCTCAAGAGGACTTACCGAGTTCCTTCAAAGGAAGAAGGTCGGCGGGTTCTTAAAGAAATTGCTTTGGTTCTATCTGAAGATGACCATTTTGTGGATGCTTCCACTCACaag GGTTGTCAAATAAGGAGGGAAAGCGCGCATGGAGAGAGCGTCTGTTGCTACAACGTAAGGGCTTTGTTTGATGAGCTCCCTGGTCCTCACCTAGTCCTGGAGATTACACCTTTTCCAGCTGGAGTCCTGACTGACAGTGACTACCGCAAGGCTGAGAGGCTCGAAATGGTGCTGAGGATGAGTGCTTCCATTTAA
- the LOC100845739 gene encoding 40S ribosomal protein S3-3, with translation MAQISKKRKFVADGVFLAELNEMLTRELGEDGFAGVEIRVTPMRTEIIIRATRTQSVLGEKGRRIRELTSVVQKRFNFPDGGVELYAEKVLNRGLCAVAQAESLRYKLLGGLAVRRACYGVLRFVMESGAKGCEVIVSGKLRAQRAKSMKFKDGYMISSGHPVNLYIDGAVRHVLLRQGVLGIKVKIMLDWDPKGKQGPATPLPDLVTIHPPKDEDEFLRPLAPQTAVA, from the exons ATGGCTCAGATCAGCAAGAAGCGGAAG TTCGTCGCGGATGGCGTGTTCCTGGCCGAGCTGAACGAGATGCTCACCCGCGAGCTCGGGGAGGACGGCTTCGCGGGCGTCGAGATCCGGGTCACCCCCATGCGGACCGAGATCATCATCCGCGCCACCCGCACCCAGAGCGTCCTCG GTGAGAAGGGTCGCAGGATCCGGGAGCTGACGTCGGTGGTGCAGAAGCGATTCAACTTCCCCGACGGCGGAGTGGAGCTCTACGCCGAGAAGGTCCTCAACCGCGGCCTCTGCGCCGTCGCCCAGGCCGAGTCCCTCCGCTACAAGCTCCTCGGTGGCCTCGCCGTCCGAAG GGCATGCTATGGTGTACTCAGGTTTGTCATGGAGAGTGGTGCAAAGGGCTGTGAG GTTATTGTTAGTGGGAAGCTTAGGGCACAGCGTGCTAAATCTATGAAATTCAAGGATGGGTATATGATCTCTTCTGGTCATCCTGTCAACTTGTATATTGATGGAGCTGTGAGGCATGTTCTTTTGAGACAG GGTGTGCTGGGTATCAAGGTTAAGATTATGCTTGACTGGGATCCGAAGGGCAAGCAAGGACCAGCTACACCTTTGCCTGACCTTGTCACCATCCACCCCCCTAAGGACGAGGACGAGTTCTTGAGGCCTCTTGCACCTCAAACTGCAGTTGcttaa
- the LOC100831618 gene encoding PHD finger protein ALFIN-LIKE 9 isoform X2 has product MDAQYNPRTVEEVFRDYKGRRNGLARALTVDVEDFFRQCDPEKENLCLYGFPNEHWEVNLPAEEVPPELPEPALGINFARDGMQEKDWLSMVAVHSDAWLLSVAFYFGARFGFDKNDRKRLFGMINDLPTIFDVVSGKSKTKAPSNNNHSNSKSKSSNKMKTSEPRAKQPKPQPKEEDREDEAPDAGQDGGAIAGGGDEHGETLCGACGDNYGTDEFWIGCDMCERWFHGKCVKITPAKAEHIKQYKCPSCTGTNGSGSNKRARLSS; this is encoded by the exons ATGGACGCGCAGTACAACCCCAGGACGGTGGAGGAGGTGTTCCGGGACTACAAGGGCCGCCGCAACGGCCTCGCCCGCGCGCTCACCGTCG ATGTCGAGGATTTCTTCCGGCAATGCGACCCGG aaaaagaaaatctgtgCCTTTATGGGTTTCCCAATGAGCATTGGGAAGTAAATTTACCTGCTGAAGAAGTGCCGCCTGAGCTCCCAGAGCCAGCATTGGGCATTAACTTTGCACGAGATGGAATGCAGGAAAAAGATTGGCTATCCATGGTTGCTGTGCACAGCGACGCATGGTTACTTTCTGTTGCATTTTACTTTGGTGCTCGATTTGGATTTGATAAAAATGACAG GAAGCGCCTGTTTGGTATGATTAATGATCTTCCCACTATTTTTGATGTTGTTAGTGGGAAGAGTAAAACAAAGGCACCGAGCAATAATAATCACAGCAATAGCAAATCCAAGTCCAGCAATAAAATG AAAACATCTGAGCCTCGGGCAAAGCAGCCCAAGCCTCAGCCGAAGGAGGAAGACCGCGAGGATGAAGCCCCAGATGCTGGCCAGGATGGTGGCGCCATTGCCGGTGGTGGtgacgagcacggggagacgcttTGTGGAGCTTGTGGGGACAATTATGGCACGGATGAGTTCTGGATCGGCTGTGACATGTGCGAGAGGTGGTTCCATGGCAAGTGCGTCAAGATCACGCCGGCCAAGGCGGAGCACATCAAGCAGTACAAGTGCCCTTCTTGCACGGGCACCAACGGCAGTGGCAGCAACAAGCGGGCACGCCTGTCTTCCTAA
- the LOC100831316 gene encoding probable small nuclear ribonucleoprotein G encodes MSRSGQPPDLKKYMDKKLQIKLNANRVVIGTLRGFDQFMNLVVDNTVEVNGNDRNDIGMVVLRGNSVVMIEALEPIAKSQ; translated from the exons ATGAGCCGATCGGGGCAGCCGCCAGATCTAAAGAA GTACATGGACAAGAAGCTCCAAA TCAAACTGAATGCAAACCGTGTAGTCATTGGCACACTTCGAGGATTTGATCAATTCATGAATTTGGTCGTGGACAACACTGTGGAGGTCAATGGGAATGACAGGAACGACATAGGAATGGTG GTTCTCAGAGGAAACAGTGTTGTGATGAttgaagcccttgaaccaatTGCCAAGTCTCAGTGA
- the LOC100831618 gene encoding PHD finger protein ALFIN-LIKE 9 isoform X1, giving the protein MDAQYNPRTVEEVFRDYKGRRNGLARALTVDVEDFFRQCDPEKENLCLYGFPNEHWEVNLPAEEVPPELPEPALGINFARDGMQEKDWLSMVAVHSDAWLLSVAFYFGARFGFDKNDRKRLFGMINDLPTIFDVVSGKSKTKAPSNNNHSNSKSKSSNKMQKTSEPRAKQPKPQPKEEDREDEAPDAGQDGGAIAGGGDEHGETLCGACGDNYGTDEFWIGCDMCERWFHGKCVKITPAKAEHIKQYKCPSCTGTNGSGSNKRARLSS; this is encoded by the exons ATGGACGCGCAGTACAACCCCAGGACGGTGGAGGAGGTGTTCCGGGACTACAAGGGCCGCCGCAACGGCCTCGCCCGCGCGCTCACCGTCG ATGTCGAGGATTTCTTCCGGCAATGCGACCCGG aaaaagaaaatctgtgCCTTTATGGGTTTCCCAATGAGCATTGGGAAGTAAATTTACCTGCTGAAGAAGTGCCGCCTGAGCTCCCAGAGCCAGCATTGGGCATTAACTTTGCACGAGATGGAATGCAGGAAAAAGATTGGCTATCCATGGTTGCTGTGCACAGCGACGCATGGTTACTTTCTGTTGCATTTTACTTTGGTGCTCGATTTGGATTTGATAAAAATGACAG GAAGCGCCTGTTTGGTATGATTAATGATCTTCCCACTATTTTTGATGTTGTTAGTGGGAAGAGTAAAACAAAGGCACCGAGCAATAATAATCACAGCAATAGCAAATCCAAGTCCAGCAATAAAATG CAGAAAACATCTGAGCCTCGGGCAAAGCAGCCCAAGCCTCAGCCGAAGGAGGAAGACCGCGAGGATGAAGCCCCAGATGCTGGCCAGGATGGTGGCGCCATTGCCGGTGGTGGtgacgagcacggggagacgcttTGTGGAGCTTGTGGGGACAATTATGGCACGGATGAGTTCTGGATCGGCTGTGACATGTGCGAGAGGTGGTTCCATGGCAAGTGCGTCAAGATCACGCCGGCCAAGGCGGAGCACATCAAGCAGTACAAGTGCCCTTCTTGCACGGGCACCAACGGCAGTGGCAGCAACAAGCGGGCACGCCTGTCTTCCTAA